One part of the Botrytis cinerea B05.10 chromosome 8, complete sequence genome encodes these proteins:
- the Bcebp2 gene encoding Bcebp2, with the protein MVTKSKLKMALAADKKIDFQKQHQKKQAKLARKGKPAKVEEKSSKKGKVEQEWEDVEEASDDEEDEDAEEGDSEDDEEEEEGNGPTEIDFAAIDESDSDSSLGGDDDEEEDDEDEDDEDIPMSDLEDLEDEEREDMIPHQRLTINNTIALTAALKRIALPVASLPFSEHQSITSAKPTEIEDVSDDLKRELAFYSQSLEAVKSARLLLKAEGVSFTRPTDYFAEMVKADEHMEKIKRKLVDEAAGKKASADARKQRDLKKFGKQVQVAKLQERDKERKQTLDKIKTLKRKRQGADNENTNEADLFDVALEEETKSTGGRNDRKGGPNKRQKKDEKFGHGGKKRFKKSGDAMSSGDLTGFSVKKMKGGGAKGGAKSRPGKARRAGGKK; encoded by the exons ATGGTTACCAAAAGTAAATTGAAGATGGCGCTTGCAGCCGAtaagaaaatcgattttcaaaaacaacatCAGAAGAAACAGGCTAAACTTGCGAGAAAGGGAAAGCCTGCGAAggttgaagagaagagctCGAAGAAGGGAAAGGTTGAACAGGAATGGGAGGATGTTGAGGAAGcaagtgatgatgaggaggatgaggatgctGAAGAGGGTGATagcgaagatgatgaagaagaggaggaaggaaatggTCCTACTGAA ATTGACTTCGCAGCAATCGACGAAAGTGATAGTGATTCTTCCCTTGGTggagatgacgatgaagaagaggatgacgaagacgaagatgatgaagatatccCCATGTCCGAccttgaagatcttgaagatgaagaaagagaagatatgaTCCCTCATCAACGTCTCACCATAAACAATACAATTGCTCTTACCGCAGCCCTCAAACGAATCGCCCTTCCAGTCGCCAGTCTCCCATTCTCCGAGCATCAATCTATTACATCTGCTAAACCTACGGAAATCGAAGATGTTTCGGATGATTTGAAGCGCGAATTGGCATTCTATTCCCAATCACTCGAGGCTGTTAAATCTGCGCGATTGCTCTTAAAGGCAGAAGGTGTTTCATTTACTAGACCTACCGATTATTTCGCGGAAATGGTAAAGGCCGATGAACACATGGAGAAGATCAAGAGAAAGTTGGTCGATGAAGCTGCTGGAAAGAAGGCATCTGCAGATGCAAGGAAACAgagagatttgaagaaattcggAAAGCAAGTCCAAGTCGCCAAATTACAAGAGAGAGACAAAGAAAGGAAACAAACTTTGGATAAAATTAAGACTTTGAAGAGAA AACGTCAAGGTGCCGACAATGAAAACACAAATGAAGCAGATCTCTTTGATGTTGCTCTCGAGGAAGAGACCAAATCTACTGGTGGTCGAAATGATCGTAAGGGGGGCCCAAACAAGAGACAAAAGAAAGACGAAAAATTCGGACATGGTGGTAAGAAGAGATTTAAGAAGAGTGGTGATGCGATGAGTAGTGGAGATTTGACAGGATTCTCGgtcaagaagatgaagggaGGTGGTGCTAAGGGTGGTGCTAAATCTCGACCTGGAAAGGCTAGGAGAGCGGGTGGAAAGAAATAG
- the Bcmub1 gene encoding Bcmub1, with protein MREVNFSIPNVNKASVGITTALYDRRALDCTSTLPLINSLNHLAYLTTSSARIRDILTVDGGVERLVCLLKAGRSKDMMDMWKWNLAFQCVVNIGVRGSENVRTRVVEADMVPVIATILDNYIKVVDRCREKAEEAKQKALLEHRHQNGRSGEHRSTHKGPSFGNRASRFESEFRASRRQPPPPSIDIPSNLSATAMTNGSDAMDITPTGPQFALTSPPERTTFSVHRHHHHHRNQDARQHFLIPRHNMQPLATAVPSMDAADGFNIRPVRDVDRLPSMLPGFQGGLASQPESPTTPLPPAQMRSPTVRATSMSVGTPRSRRRPSIRHQVSSAADTEDMNADSMASDESGEPEMTDVSTADIQATNVNIQDVNMDENDSMLTAVETPLGLTTPTVSEAQDAGTFNITHRSAMDGSMINDATTPTGPTIGLSPAQPTTVNTPPTMPPTTIPRYFLDRPTPPQGQVLAAMPRDEDVLMSLQLLAYVSKYCNLRSYFQQSHLVPKLKIGSELQLLDVDETNATTPAACSSHSHDDEAEEEEYLLPDDFNIFPLVEKFTVRHHSQDMQYWAGVVMRNLCRKDDARGGIRQCAYYQCGKWEEYTRQFAKCRRCRRTKYCSKECQKSAWVFHRHWCVQASQ; from the coding sequence ATGAGAGAAGTCAACTTCAGCATCCCAAATGTCAACAAGGCATCGGTCGGGATCACGACAGCTTTGTACGATCGTCGAGCCCTCGACTGTACTTCGACCCTACCTTTGATCAATTCGCTCAATCATCTGGCTTATCTCACCACATCGTCCGCTAGAATTAGAGATATCCTGACGGTCGATGGAGGTGTCGAAAGATTGGTGTGCCTTTTGAAGGCTGGGCGAAGTAAAGATATGATGGACatgtggaaatggaatttggCTTTTCAATGCGTCGTCAATATTGGTGTACGAGGTTCGGAAAATGTTCGAACCAGGGTTGTTGAAGCGGATATGGTTCCCGTCATCGCAACGATTCTCGACAATTACATCAAAGTGGTTGATAGATGCAGAGAGAAAGCCGAAGAAGCGAAGCAGAAAGCTTTGTTGGAACATCGACACCAAAATGGAAGATCAGGGGAACATCGAAGCACACACAAGGGGCCGTCATTTGGCAATCGAGCATCGCGATTTGAATCCGAATTTCGAGCATCAAGACGCCAacctcctccaccttctATCGACATCCCCTCGAACCTCTCGGCTACCGCAATGACAAATGGCTCAGACGCCATGGACATTACACCAACCGGGCCTCAATTCGCTCTCACATCTCCTCCCGAGCGAACTACATTCTCCGTTCACAgacaccatcaccatcatagAAATCAAGATGCCCGGCAGCATTTCTTAATACCACGCCACAACATGCAACCACTTGCGACTGCAGTTCCGTCGATGGACGCAGCGGATGGATTTAATATCAGACCTGTTCGAGATGTTGACCGTTTGCCATCAATGCTGCCAGGATTTCAAGGTGGTCTAGCATCTCAACCCGAATCTCCAACaactcctctcccccccGCACAGATGCGATCACCTACCGTTCGTGCGACGTCAATGTCCGTTGGCACACCTCGATCACGAAGACGTCCATCCATCAGACATCAAGTTTCATCTGCTGCTGATACAGAAGATATGAATGCTGATAGCATGGCATCTGATGAATCCGGGGAGCCAGAGATGACCGACGTCAGTACTGCAGATATTCAAGCTACAAATGTCAATATTCAAGATGTCAATatggatgaaaatgattcaatGCTCACAGCTGTTGAAACACCACTTGGTCTTACCACTCCAACCGTTTCCGAAGCACAGGATGCCGGAACATTCAACATCACTCACCGATCTGCTATGGATGGTAGCATGATTAATGATGCCACGACACCAACTGGACCAACAATTGGCCTTTCCCCAGCTCAACCTACAACTGTTAATACACCACCTACCATGCCACCTACCACCATTCCAAGATATTTCTTAGATAGACCAACACCACCACAAGGACAAGTTTTGGCAGCCATGCccagagatgaagatgtattAATGTCTCTCCAACTTTTAGCATACGTTTCGAAATATTGCAACTTGAGATCCTACTTTCAACAATCTCACTTAGTTCCCAAACTTAAGATTGGTTCCGAACTTCAACTTTTAGATGTTGATGAGACCAACGCCACCACCCCAGCCGCGTGCTCGTCTCACTCTCACGACGACgaggcagaagaagaagaatacttACTTCCAGAcgatttcaatatctttccATTGGTCGAAAAGTTCACCGTCAGGCATCACAGTCAAGATATGCAATACTGGGCAGGAGTTGTAATGAGGAATTTGTGCCGAAAGGATGATGCTCGTGGAGGGATCAGACAATGTGCATACTATCAATGTGGAAAGTGGGAAGAATACACTCGACAATTTGCAAAATGCAGAAGATGCCGAAGAACAAAGTACTGCAGCAAAGAATGCCAAAAGAGTGCCTGGGTGTTTCACCGACATTGGTGTGTTCAAGCATCTCAATGA